CGGCAACTGGCCCTTCAACGCCGCGTACGCCTCGACGTACAAGGACCTCCAGGGCGTGGTGACCCGCCTCGCCTCGCTCACGGAGCTGGAGGCCCTGATCGCGGCGGGCCTGCCGGCCATAACGTCCCAGTCGTTCCTCAAGGAGGAGCTGACCGGCGCGGGCTACGGCACGGCGGGCCACCTGATGACCGTCATCGGGTTCACCGCGGACGGCGACGTGATCGCCAACGACCCGGCGTCGTCGAGCAACGAGGCGGTGCGACGCGTCTACAAGCGGCGCGAGTGGGAGAACATCTGGCTGCGGACGAAGCGCTACAACGCCTCGGGCAAGGTCGTCTCGGGCACGGGTGGCGTCTGCTACCTGTACTTCCCGACGAAACTCTCCGAGCGTCAGCGCGCCGCGCTGGCCGCGGTCGGGATCCGCTGACCGCCCGGTCGTGCCGGGCGCGTCCGTCAGAGGGCGTTCGTGCTCAGCGGTGGCGGCTGGTGCGGGCGGACCTCGCCCGGCCGGTACCGCATCATCACGAACATGGCGTCGATCGTGGGAAGGGGGCTCGCGGCCGTTGCGGTGACCCAACCGGGGCCCTTCGTCGGGTGGTTGACCTGCCGCACGACGCCGTCGGGGTGCAGGGGGTGGGAGCTCGCGGTCGCCAGATAGATGGGCCCCGCGAGCGGATCGCTCCGCACGTCGCTCGCCAGGTCGATGAGCGCCGGGTCGGCCGGGTGGTTCGTGACGGCCCGCCGCAGGGCCGGGCAGGCGCCGCGCGCCCAGTCCTCGGTCCAGTTCATCAGGACGTCGTGGCGGGCCCGGTCGTCCAGGAGCATCCACCGCATGATGTTGGACGGCGGTCTGCCGTCCGGGATGAGCGCTCTGAACTCGTCGTTGCACGCCACGACGTTCCAGTGCTTGTCGGCGAGGTAGGCCATTGAACCGGTGACTCCCTCGACGACCGTCCGCCAGACCGCACCCATCGGCGTCCAACCATCCAAGTCCCGCTCGTCCGGCTGCACTTGCCCGTCCCCTTCGTGTCGCCCGCAGGTCGGCCCCAACGCGATCACCACTCGTGACGCAAGCCTAACCAGCGTTCGTACGGAGGTGGCCGGTGCCCTGACGCGCTCTCCACCGCGTCTGTAGGGCATGTGGAGTCGCCCTGGATCGCACACGTGTGAGCCCGCCCCCTCGTGGGGGCGGGCACACGGCGTGGGGTCAGCGGTCCTCGCGGAACGAGTCGCGCATGCCCTCGGCCTTGTCGCGCATGCCGTCCGCGGCGTCCTTCGCCTTGCCCTTGGCCTGATCGGTCTTGCCCTCGGCCGCCATGCGGTCGTTGCCGGAGGCCTTGCCCATCATCTCTTTGGCCTTGCCCTTTGCCTTGTCCATGGCGTTCTCGCCCATGACAACTCCTTCGGTAGGAATGC
The window above is part of the Streptomyces venezuelae genome. Proteins encoded here:
- a CDS encoding CsbD family protein — translated: MGENAMDKAKGKAKEMMGKASGNDRMAAEGKTDQAKGKAKDAADGMRDKAEGMRDSFREDR